Proteins encoded in a region of the Oncorhynchus gorbuscha isolate QuinsamMale2020 ecotype Even-year linkage group LG16, OgorEven_v1.0, whole genome shotgun sequence genome:
- the LOC123999869 gene encoding vegetative cell wall protein gp1-like codes for MWPAGRSLPMSASAPANSIPTSSPKPSAPANSISTSTPQPSAPANSISTPQPSAPANSISTPQPSAPANSISTPQPSAPANSVSTPQPSAPANSILTSSPQPQPRPQLIPAIPSPSQPHHPQPQSSPAQAIHSPSQPPAIPKTSQPKPKPTQAPPQSSIPNNSPTTPATPSQLQPDIPSQLQPQPPQANSRPSHPHPQSEPSQAIPQLSPSPANSSHPSPAIPSHTQPTPAPAIPRQSKPPPFIHSPSHTQPSPAPDIPSQLQHFQPGQLQPSIPKPQETPAPANSNHPQPFPAIPSHPSTAIPSSIPNHPQPTPAIYSHPQPTPANPIKTQPYLRPSQTQPQSPIHSPSHPHPATANQNQLPAPAIHIPSPSHSQPSPSSANSSPSHPPAKSGQPQPTLASPSLPQPSPSRHSHPQTKPAPQLHPQPTPAIYNQPSHLQKTPSRAIHSPPQPFPSPSHPPANSSHLQPQLTPAIPRPSQPPNSIPSQLQPSTASPSHLQQTPSRGIHSPP; via the exons atgtggcccgcgggccgtagtttgcccaTGTCTGCCTCAGCCCCAGCTAACTCCATTCCCACCTCCAGCCCTAAGCCCTCAGCCCCAGCTAACTCCAtttccacctccacccctcagccctcagccccagctaACTCCATTTCcacccctcagccctcagccccagctaACTCCATTTCcacccctcagccctcagccccagctaACTCCATTTCcacccctcagccctcagccccagctaACTCCGTTTCcacccctcagccctcagccccagctaACTCCATTCTCACctccagccctcagccccagcccaGGCCACAGCTAATTCCagccatccccagccccagccagccCCA CCATCCACAACCCCAGTCTTCCCCAGCACAAGCCATCCACAGCCCCAGCCAACCCCCAGCTATCCCCAAAACCAGCCAACCCAAGCCCAAGCCAACACAAGCCCCTCCCCAGTCATCCATCCCCAACAATTCCCCTACAACCCCAGCCACCCCAAGCCAACTCCAGCCAGACATCCCGAGCCAACTCCAGCCACAGCCACCCCAAGCCAACTCCCGCCCAAGCCATCCACATCCCCAGTCCGAGCCATCCCAAGCCATCCCCCAGCTATCCCCTTCCCCAGCCAACTCCAGCCATCCCTCCCCAGCAATCCCCAGCCATACCCAGCCAACTCCAGCCCCAGCCATCCCAAGACAAAGCAAGCCCCCACCATTTATCCACAGCCCCAGCCATACCCAGCCATCCCCGGCCCCAGATATCCCCAGCCAACTCCAGCATTTCCAGCCTGGCCAACTCCAGCCATCCATCCCCAAGCCACAGGAAACTCCAGCCCCAGCCAACTCCAACCATCCACAACCATTCCCAGCCATCCCCAGCCATCCATCCACAGCCATCCCCAGCTCTATCCCCAACCATCCCCAGCCAACTCCAGCCATCTACAGCCATccccagcctaccccagccaacccCATCAAGACCCAGCCATACCTCAGACCAAGCCAGACCCAGCCCCAGTCACCTATCCACAGCCCAAGCCATCCACATCCAGCCACAGCCAACCAAAACCAACTTCCAGCCCCAGCCATCCACATCCCCAGTCCCAGCCATTCCCAGCCATCCCCTTCCTCAGCCAACTCTAGCCCCAGCCACCCCCCAGCCAAATCTGGCCAGCCCCAGCCTACACTAGCCAGccccagcctaccccagccatCCCCATCAAGACACAGCCATCCCCAGACCAAGCCAGCCCCCCAACTCCATCCCCAGCCAACTCCAGCCATCTACAACCAGCCCAGCCACCTCCAGAAAACACCATCCCGAGCCATCCACAGCCCACCCCAACCATTCCCCAGCCCCAGCCATCCCCCAGCCAACTCTAGCCATCTCCAGCCCCAGCTTACCCCAGCCATCCCCAGACCAAGC